In the genome of Bradyrhizobium arachidis, one region contains:
- a CDS encoding 2-keto-4-pentenoate hydratase — protein MDLSRERELARRLASLRRESRQQSGLDAHLVPPDPDTAYRVAQMVEEELGWAVVGWKIAGMKPGLQRQLRTSSPIYGRVFAPLIKTSPASVAHARQCSPIPEVEYQARLGADLPPRSKPYTVEEIGDAVASLHPGIELAECRFVHDAAFPPMPAILADGAGSGTIVLGEPIADWRSRDIANQGVVLNCNGVERRRGSAAEAIDHPLVPLTWLANELSRSRIGLKAGQTISTGTLTGMLRPKAGETYVADFGPFGTVSATYA, from the coding sequence ATGGATCTGTCCCGCGAACGCGAGCTCGCACGCCGTCTCGCCAGCCTGCGACGCGAGAGCCGGCAGCAAAGCGGCCTCGATGCGCATCTTGTGCCGCCGGATCCCGACACGGCGTACCGCGTCGCGCAGATGGTGGAAGAGGAGTTGGGCTGGGCCGTCGTCGGCTGGAAGATCGCCGGCATGAAGCCCGGGCTCCAGCGCCAGCTTCGCACCTCCTCGCCGATCTATGGGCGGGTGTTCGCGCCGCTGATCAAGACCTCGCCCGCGAGCGTCGCGCATGCCAGGCAGTGCAGCCCGATTCCGGAGGTCGAGTATCAGGCACGCCTCGGCGCCGACCTGCCGCCACGCTCCAAGCCCTACACTGTCGAAGAGATCGGCGATGCCGTCGCCTCGCTGCATCCCGGCATCGAGCTCGCCGAATGCCGCTTCGTCCATGACGCGGCGTTTCCACCGATGCCGGCGATCCTGGCCGACGGCGCGGGATCGGGAACGATCGTGCTCGGAGAGCCCATCGCCGACTGGCGCAGCCGCGACATCGCGAATCAGGGGGTCGTGCTCAATTGCAATGGCGTGGAAAGGCGCCGCGGCAGCGCGGCGGAGGCGATCGATCATCCGCTGGTGCCGCTAACCTGGCTCGCCAACGAGCTGTCGCGAAGCAGAATTGGTCTCAAGGCCGGACAGACCATCAGCACCGGCACACTCACCGGCATGCTGCGGCCGAAGGCGGGCGAGACGTACGTCGCCGATTTCGGCCCGTTCGGAACCGTGAGCGCGACCTACGCCTAG